The Capsicum annuum cultivar UCD-10X-F1 chromosome 3, UCD10Xv1.1, whole genome shotgun sequence genomic sequence aaaaaaatgataattatttctCGGTTAAATCAAAAggggagaaaaaaattaattttctaaagaaaaaaaaaaagagttgactCCTAAGTTTGCTATTGTATTTTTATGGAAAAACTAGTACAAAAAATATGGATATGTGAAAAATTCTATTAAAATACTAATTAGTATTCTTTTTGGTTTATAAATCCTCTACTTCTATAGAAAGTATTATAATTTCATATTCTTATTCATCGATGTTATTCAATTTtgctattatcgtattattttgtggtagtttaaaGGTGGTTGATGAATGTCAATCGACTTTAAGGAATTTTGTgtgtgtaaaagttaggttttaattgtattatttttatatctcaatATCGTATTGTTTACTGTAATTTACAGGTGGTCGATGAATGTCGGTCAACTTTCaggaattttttgtgtaaacgttaggtttaattgtattattttaatatctctattatcgtattttttttgttctagtttacaagtggtagatgaatgtcagtggactttgaggaatttatttacataaatgttaggtttaattgtgctattttgatgtttttcttatcgtattattttgtgatagtttacagGATGttgatgaatgtcgatcggctttgagaatttattttgtgtaaagattaagtttaattgtattgttttgagatctctattatcgtattgtttattgtaatttataggtAGTCGATGAATGTCGgtcaactttgagaattttttctttaaagGTTAGTTTATaagtgatagatgaatgtcgttcaaatttgagaatttttttaaggtaaacattaggtttaattgtattgtttggatatctctattatcgtattaatGGTAGTTCGTAGGTAAACGAATGACGATcggctttgaggattttttttttataaaaattagatttaattattttattttaatatctaCATTATCTTTTTATAGCATTCCATGGATAGATTTTTGGAGAAATTCTGTTAAGcaatttgaataattcttgtttTTGAGTAGAAGAAAAAATTTGTGTTCTTAAAAAGTTAATAGGGAGTATAACGAAATATCATGGACTTATGTAACTCACAATGGGGTCAAAAGAAGAACGTcactttctttttagttttgtaaTTGTGAGATGTAAATTATCATATAAATGAAAGTGAGAGCAAGTTggccaaatatcataaatccctgaattttcactttaataaattaaaaaagagttaatttaattaattaaaatatgtatatgtgtctttcattcaattttttatgCTAATACATCATAgttatagaattaaaattatatatatatattttgaattatatattttaaaataatatatatttgtctCTCCATTTACATAGAAATTTACTAAAGTTATTTGATTAGCGTGagattattttctcaaaaagataggtattttttaatattagtttttcaatgtttatgtcacttgaacaaatcatattaaatattattttcttttctaagacactattttttttttctaaattcatgtaACAAACTAAATTTTAATATTGTGGGTGAAGTGCAGACAAAGAGCATGACTATATTTGAAGCGATAGATACGAGATATCAATTATTTGATCAAGAAGAGGGATTGAACTGAATAAATCTACAAGGCAAATCTTGCACTTTTAGGATGGAACCAAGTCAAATTGCGTAACTTAATGAATTATCAAGCACTAATCATCAACTTATTAAAGACACCAACCGTAATTTAAGGGGTTATCAATGTATTTCACCTGCCTCATTTGTGTCTTAGATAttcacaataattatataattaattaaataaattcttcatctttacatattcaaaagacgttgaatttaattattgtattcatccttattatttaaacaaatatcatatttcttgtaatgtttaaactcattaaagtgaggtacacgcatgAGGCGCGTATATCTgaattagtaataataataatgcagtCGTCAAATAACCTTTATATTTGATTATATTAAATGATTTTTAATAGGCTGATCAAAACCTTTAAATAACTCCTATTTTGAATCTGGCGGGAGTATATGGGTAGTGAACTGGTGATCAAAGCATCCTAATTAATCTTAAATAATTACATTCTCCGGTCCATTTATCTATCagatatttctttttaataagCACGTCAATTAAAATAACCTGAGACACCAGTACTCCTGGGAAAGAAAGGAAGTAAGATTAATGAATTGAAAGATAAAGATCATTTTCTATTCACAACATACAtttataaagaaagatataaatctgaagtaagaaaaataaacttAAGGGGTGATTTTTAAAATAGTTAATCATTTTACATTGCCTAATTAAGTGAAAAAAATTGCATTTCTTAGATACgttttttttcaagattttcttAATATAAGACGACATTCTATGCCTTAGATTACTTTTAAGGTGCGAGTCTTTCTCGAACTCTACAAATCGCAAAGATATTTTGtgccttaaaatatttttaactgAAAGGAACGTCAGAGTGACCGTCAGCATCCTTATCTCCTCTTCCATGCTTGTATTGTGGGACTACCTGTaaccatatatataattattaataacTTCTATTTAATAACTTATCCGAATAGTACGTCTATAGTGGAAATTAATACATATTTCCttagtttaaaaaagaataacctactttcatttaacacaaaatttaagtaaataaagatattttttgaatcttatgactttaaattaaagttgtgtcaaatgtacgaAAATAACCTTTAATCTTGTAattctaaacatgtcatgtgaaaagttaaaattaaaatattacaaaagaaaaaaactattctattttaaacgaattaaaaaagaaagtaaataattcttttttaaacggagggagtaatattcaTGGGGTATATATGTGTGCTGTCATATGGAACTAGATCAAAGTACGTGGCAAATAACAAAGACTCTCAAGACACCCAATAGGACATGTTTATTGAATGTTTTGAATATGTGGGGAGCGTCGACATTAATgtacatatgaaaaaataaaaccaaCCTGATCTTGTGAGGATATGTTGGATGACATTCTTCTAGTTTTCTTCTCAACATCTATTCTGCTTCCGCTGCTCATCTTGATGTCTTAGTATTTTTTGCAACATTTATACAAAATTAGTACAAAGGGAACACtttattattatgtatataaatatcaGTTACAAATGTGACACACGTACTCAAACATAACGTACTACATGTGGGTGTACTAAGATTTGCGAAAGGAAATTTTGGCTCGacttacataaatatatacatatgaaaaaaagaaattacgGCTGCCCTATGACAACCAAGAAAATATCTTATCAGTACTATTTTATCTGTTTGGTTTAATTACTCATGATCATTTTAGATCGCACAAAAGTATCCATTTTTGAACTATGCAAGAGCCCCAGCTAATTAATTAGTACAAgtctgcttcttcttttttttttttaatctttttggaTCTTCTAAAAACACAAATCATGAGTAGACCCATTTCTGGATCTAGTCACAAATTCAATAGAATTCAGTGTCTTAATGTCAAACTCGATACATTTGTGTTAAAATAAGTATAATTGGATGGATACCGATTGATATACATTTCAATTCAACTCTTATCGCTTAATTTAGAACCCACTATAAACATCTATATTCTCGATCCGTCCCCTGCGGATTGCAGGATTAGTATATGTACTTGtgcactttatttttcttaacaaGTAGCGCATGCAACAAACTTATATGATGCTCTTAGCTAGCTGGGTGCTGTACCTAAACAGCCCCCAACTAACAAGATATTTTGATAATCCGTGGACAATCCATCATTAAATAGGACTAGCGACAATTTTTTTGTTACTTAGTGACAGAAGTTATCAATACCTGATGTAGAAAATCTACGTCGTCTTTCTTTAGGGGTATCAAGGGTTGAATCTGTACTGTCAGGCAAATGACGGTCAAGCGGAAGAATTGGGGCTGCGTTATTGTTCTCCAGCATGGCTCGAACAAAGGAAGCCTCAATGGAGTTGAGGAAATGAACATGTCTTTCATTAGTCCAATACAAACCGCTACTTGACGACTCGTATTTACCTTTAACATCCTTCTTGTTCGGATccatataaaagaaaatgatcGATCAAAGAATAGTGGATGCTGGCCGGAAACGTGGATTCCGGCCGGAGTGTTACCGGAAGACCAGGTGGTTGGtctgttttcacttttttttgcaCTCTATGCTTTTCAATGCCAATTAGGATATTTAGGGCTTTTTATATGAGTTATCTTCAGTATTGGTACTGATGAAGTGGGGTACCATATCGTTGTCGAACATTTCATCCACTATTACGCAGTACAATTTATGTTTGGATTTGGCAATGTACCGATAGTAAGATACAAAGatttcagattttgtttttaCAAGGGGAGtatgcatttaaaaaaaaaaaaaaccttaaattTATCCCCGTAATTTAATTTAGCACTataattttatatgtatttatttatccCCTACTTTAATTTAATGTGAAATTATACTTCTTCCCAAAGAATCCAAAATCAGAGCATAGCAATATTATACACGTGCCTAACACGTGTATAacatcattttaatttttttatatatttaatttatttaatagtatttttttgaaaaaataattgcttttttcttttttttttttctcaactttttcaaTTTATCCACATTCATCACCATTTGTCTTCCACATTTCACAATTCCCAAACCACCACCGGTGCTGCCAGTTTCTCCACTCAATCCACATAAATGTCATAAGAACCCATTAACAATTTCCTACACAGATCATCATTTTTCCTCctccatttttaaaaatttctcatCAACTCATCATCACTCAGGCCATCTAACTGTTGTTCCACCAACACCCTCAGGTCGGCCACTGAATCGCCTATACACCATCGCTCGTCATCTCCTTCTTCACTCTCTCTGTTTCTCTCCACCACAAGACCACCCTATTCAACCTCCATTAATACGCCTGAATATTCACCACTCATGGTATCAATTCCACCAACGACCATCATTGACAGGCACATCCTCCAAATCACGGTCTCAACTTCCatttaaaataccaatagtaACCTCCATTCCACTTTTCACATTCATCACCATTTTTCATGGTGAAACTTCTTTCAATATAATATTCAAAACGCATATAAACACAACACACTCATAATTCAAAGGACTTCTCAACAAGATAGTTCATAATTGACATATACAATCATATAGCTGAAAGAAAAGTCACcgaaattcaattatttttatgaGAGTGAGACGATTTCAATCACAAATTTTGAATCTTATATAACAACAAATTAAGAAAGGAAAAAATCCGAGTAAAGCGTTTTATTAAGTGCTTTAACATATGCccacaatttcatcaaaaaaaatgaTGGCAAAATTTTTTTTCCAGACAACAAATGCAAACTCACATATTATCTGCCTATAAATAAATCgctaatctttattttttatgtgtgGTATTAACATCAAGCTAATTAATTTTCAGAATAGAAAACTGAAAAAGAATGGCACAGAGGGCAATGACGGAGCTAGGATTGACATACGAACTAATTGAAGGATAttcgacatctactatatatacataaaaaataattttaatcatttatatattgtataattttttgtcAAAGAGGATTCGAATAAACCTATCTTATATGTACCTCCGCCACTGATGGAGGGTGGTAAAAGATAGTGAGGAATTGAATATGACTTtgagataaattttgaaaagcttgaaagagaaagggccaaaaagaagaaagagaaatgaagaagagggtgaaaaagaaaaaaattaaaatctaaaatgaaagtaaaaaattaagaaaaatgttATTTAGTATAATGAGTTGCATCATCCAATTAGAAAGCAACACAGTTATAATTTGAACCATGTTTATGTTATATATTAAGAAGATATTAGTTTCACATCAAAGTTGAATAAGGAGGTCAATAAACACCTATAAAGTTGTACTTGGTGCTTAGGGGTATTCATGGGTCAGTTAGTGGTTAAAATTATAACCAGACCAACTTAgttggttttaaaatttttaaaaccaaatcaaaccaaattaaaaaataaccatCGATTTGGTTCTTGTCGATTTAGTTCGGTTTTTTCGAATTGTAACTTTAGCTAAtcataaaagttgaaaattttaaaaacaaattcaatctaacatatgagatatcAACCGAGTAttgtatctcaaccttgaaactacgatgtcaactgagtgttatactttGGCAAAGTCATGACAACATCCTATAAACacttctaagaaaatatttagaaataatatGTAACAGAATGCTATAATAAAtccccaaaaggtgaacacataaacgtGTTGCTCAACAAggttaaaaaaaagttgaaattagtaATTTTCTATAATCTAATGAATCCCAactataaattttaatatatacaacaagatattattttcacaatcagtatcattgatcattcaaaatacaaaattcatttagaatctcataaggtactgTTAACTGAATGAAGACATATGACTGAATGTGTtctgactaaagttaaatcatgattaaaatataaaatgtaacaaatattaaattgtatttatgaataatatataaataattataatatatatatatatatatatatatatcggttcgatttggttattttatcggttattttagagtaaaaccaaaccaaatcaaattagtatcgatttttttaaattcaaaaccaaatcaagtcaaacctaaccaaatatcaatttttttaatcggtttgattTGAATCGCAGTTCGATTCAGTTAAAAATCAAACCGTGAACACCCCTAGTGGTGCTGCACTAAGTTTGTAGACAAATTTAGAgaggcggggggggggggggggtgtttttacatttttccttttataagTAATGTATATTGCAATTTGTAATGTAGATTGATTTATTATTGATTGTTAAATTTGGTGTAATATTAAAGAATTAATTTCTCTGTTTTTAATTTATATGATGTGTTTTACCGGCggacttttaaaagaaaaaggatttgaaacttgtgatttaagaaaaattatagACACTTATGTGCATTAAAGTTAGATGCATCATATAAATTGATATATCCGGTCAATTTATAGACACTTATTTTTGTGAGTATGCTCAATTGGACACTTTAAAAAGTGAATTTAATTCTCTCCCAAAATTTTATACTCAATTTCGGCGATTGACAGTGTAATATATGCATTGATCTCgtttttacatgtttattgaCGCGTGTAATATACGTGTCAACCTCAGATTTACACGTGTTTAAATGGGcagatatatgtcattaaaatacgaaaaaaaagttTAGCAGGTAATAGGACCCCGAAAAATTTAGCATGTTAGCATGTTCAActaaaaatttgatcaaaatttaagtatttttgtgaatattatccctttaaatatataaatatattttctcggcataaattaaaagaaaaatacattatataaattGATACAAATAGTAAATATTACCTAAAGGATTATTTCTATCATTTGATAGTCCTAATCCACATATTGCTAATTTGTGtagttatatattttatatataaaataatatattaactttTTCATGACTTATGCAAATATATTAAGCATGtgaaacaaaaaagtaaaatcaaaTAGAACAAACAACAGTTGGATGTATGATGcattaaaatttttgataaaagttg encodes the following:
- the LOC107863328 gene encoding uncharacterized protein LOC107863328 yields the protein MDPNKKDVKGKYESSSSGLYWTNERHVHFLNSIEASFVRAMLENNNAAPILPLDRHLPDSTDSTLDTPKERRRRFSTSDIKMSSGSRIDVEKKTRRMSSNISSQDQVVPQYKHGRGDKDADGHSDVPFS